Proteins found in one Lutimonas zeaxanthinifaciens genomic segment:
- a CDS encoding mechanosensitive ion channel domain-containing protein, giving the protein MRPPRIALFFLVGLLCFSLSAQISNPDSLNNEPPPQTPATAEQEAFQNNVAPVIFKRDTLYFIRYSANEYPVTYRAKQISKRLNDLYEKYEKGIDTIYVKEGNQFASIMYNDEIAFIITENDAITNKMSLNELAEMQIRKFKESVNKQDQYNLSTKEWLIRIGYFLISLVILILVIKVINWLFRKLNIYLSRFEKRFLKNKKNIFKYFIPKNTANIFVFLSNVLRIITILFVLFTYLPFMFSFFPWAEEIVSNFYGYLARPVRFVFYGFVDFLPNLIFIIVIILITRYIIRVQKDIVEDIEAEKFIIKNFPKDWANTTQKIISLLIWAFALVLIYPHLPGSTSPAFKGVSIFIGALVSFGSTSAVANIVAGVVITYMRPYQIGDRVRIQDTVGDVIEKTLLVTRIRTVKNEDVTIPNANIIINHLVNYSANVDKNGLLLHTSITIGYDIPWKTVEKLLIDAGKRSLHIEAEPSPFVLQTSLDDNYVSYELNAYSKEPKKMALIYSDIHKNILEVFNEAGIEILSPSYIAARDGNLTTVPSKIPSDSRSPFDKLVDHLTGKNQAVTVRKSSDKKTKPDKGNDKGRDLFSE; this is encoded by the coding sequence ATGCGTCCCCCTCGAATTGCCTTATTTTTTTTAGTAGGTCTTTTGTGCTTTTCCTTATCAGCCCAGATTTCCAATCCGGATAGCCTGAATAACGAGCCGCCCCCGCAGACTCCAGCCACAGCAGAACAAGAAGCTTTTCAGAATAATGTAGCACCTGTGATCTTTAAAAGGGATACGCTTTACTTTATCAGATACTCTGCAAATGAATACCCTGTTACCTACAGAGCCAAGCAGATCTCCAAAAGGCTCAATGATTTGTACGAAAAATACGAGAAAGGTATTGACACCATTTATGTAAAGGAAGGAAATCAGTTTGCGAGCATAATGTACAATGATGAAATTGCTTTTATCATTACTGAAAATGACGCCATCACAAATAAAATGTCTTTAAATGAACTGGCTGAAATGCAAATCCGGAAGTTCAAAGAATCTGTAAATAAGCAGGATCAATATAATCTATCTACAAAGGAGTGGTTAATACGAATCGGATACTTCCTTATTTCACTCGTCATCTTGATCCTTGTCATTAAAGTGATCAACTGGCTTTTCAGAAAACTCAACATCTACCTTTCAAGGTTTGAAAAAAGATTTCTAAAGAATAAAAAGAATATTTTCAAGTATTTTATTCCCAAGAACACGGCTAATATTTTTGTTTTTCTATCGAACGTCTTGCGAATCATCACAATTCTATTCGTGCTATTCACCTATTTACCCTTTATGTTCAGTTTTTTTCCCTGGGCAGAGGAAATTGTAAGTAATTTTTACGGCTATCTTGCAAGGCCAGTACGATTTGTGTTCTATGGGTTTGTGGATTTTTTACCGAATCTGATCTTTATTATTGTGATCATTTTGATCACAAGATATATAATAAGGGTTCAAAAAGATATTGTTGAAGACATCGAAGCTGAAAAATTCATCATAAAAAATTTTCCAAAAGACTGGGCAAATACCACACAAAAGATCATCAGTCTTTTGATCTGGGCATTCGCTCTTGTACTAATCTACCCTCATTTACCGGGTTCCACCTCTCCTGCCTTTAAAGGAGTATCGATTTTTATCGGGGCGCTGGTTTCATTTGGCTCTACTTCCGCCGTGGCAAATATCGTGGCCGGGGTTGTTATTACTTATATGAGGCCTTATCAAATAGGCGATCGTGTCCGAATTCAGGATACTGTAGGTGATGTCATCGAAAAGACGCTTTTGGTCACCCGGATCAGGACCGTAAAGAATGAAGATGTGACCATACCCAATGCCAATATAATCATAAATCATCTGGTTAATTATTCCGCCAATGTGGACAAAAATGGCCTCTTGCTTCACACCTCAATAACCATTGGTTATGATATTCCATGGAAAACCGTAGAGAAATTATTGATAGATGCAGGAAAAAGAAGCCTGCATATTGAAGCAGAACCCTCTCCTTTTGTTTTGCAAACCAGTCTGGATGACAACTATGTTTCGTACGAACTTAACGCTTACAGTAAAGAGCCTAAAAAGATGGCACTGATCTATTCTGACATCCATAAAAACATATTAGAGGTATTTAATGAAGCTGGAATTGAAATTTTGTCTCCTTCCTATATTGCCGCTCGGGATGGAAATCTGACAACTGTTCCGAGTAAAATCCCTTCTGATTCAAGAAGTCCTTTTGACAAACTGGTAGACCATCTTACGGGAAAGAATCAAGCCGTAACAGTCAGAAAAAGCTCTGATAAAAAAACAAAGCCGGACAAGGGAAACGATAAAGGTCGTGATCTGTTTTCCGAATAA
- a CDS encoding 4Fe-4S dicluster domain-containing protein — protein sequence MAIIITDECINCDACVAECPNNAIYEPDSEWSYSDETSLSGEVTTPDGRTVDADAENEAISDEFYFIVTDKCTECKGFHEEPQCASVCPVDCCVPDEDNVETEEALLEKKAWLHGE from the coding sequence ATGGCTATAATTATAACAGACGAATGTATCAATTGTGATGCTTGTGTGGCGGAATGTCCAAATAACGCGATATACGAACCGGATAGTGAATGGTCTTACTCTGATGAAACTTCACTTAGTGGAGAAGTTACCACTCCAGACGGCAGAACAGTGGATGCCGATGCGGAAAATGAAGCAATAAGCGATGAATTCTATTTTATTGTAACTGATAAATGTACAGAATGTAAAGGATTTCACGAAGAACCTCAATGTGCTTCGGTATGCCCTGTAGATTGTTGTGTACCTGATGAAGATAATGTTGAAACTGAAGAGGCATTATTAGAGAAAAAAGCTTGGCTTCACGGTGAATAA
- a CDS encoding HEPN domain-containing protein translates to MDKKAQDHFEKAKKQLQEANEGLFKPKEDVVTFQVCKNSLLSIENYLKGYLTKRGFETKPTESLDQLLERCRLLDKKFRQIDLNLIDCSNNPDHNRYCEDVDKVSACFQTADQLENFLISKKII, encoded by the coding sequence ATGGATAAAAAAGCACAGGATCACTTTGAAAAAGCAAAAAAGCAATTACAGGAAGCCAATGAAGGATTGTTCAAGCCAAAAGAAGATGTTGTAACTTTCCAGGTTTGTAAAAATTCACTGCTTTCCATTGAAAATTACTTAAAAGGATATCTTACTAAACGTGGCTTTGAAACCAAACCAACAGAATCTTTGGACCAGCTTTTGGAACGATGTCGTTTGCTTGACAAAAAGTTTCGGCAGATTGACCTCAACCTGATCGACTGCAGCAACAATCCTGACCACAACAGATACTGTGAGGACGTGGATAAGGTAAGCGCCTGTTTCCAAACTGCTGATCAGCTGGAAAACTTTCTTATCAGTAAAAAAATAATTTAA
- the lepA gene encoding translation elongation factor 4, producing MKNIRNFCIIAHIDHGKSTLADRLLEYTNTISDREKQDQLLDSMDLERERGITIKSHAIQMNYKYQGEDYVLNLIDTPGHVDFSYEVSRSIAACEGALLIVDAAQSIQAQTISNLYLALDNDLEIIPVLNKVDLPSANPEEVTDDIVDLLGCDPEEVIHASGKTGFGVENILEAIIERIPAPKGDPKRPLQALIFDSVYNSYRGVETYFRVIDGEIRKGQRIKFMATNKEYFADEVGTLKLEQEPKKSISAGDVGYLITGIKTASEVKVGDTVTDAVNPTQNRIDGFEDVKPMVFAGIYPVDTEDYEELRSSMEKLQLNDASLVFVPESSAALGFGFRCGFLGMLHLEIIQERLEREFDMTVITTVPNVSYHAYTNKKPDEMILVNNPSDLPEPSTLNRVEEPYIKASIITKADFVGPVMSLCIEKRGEITNQTYLTTERVELNFDMPLSEIVFDFYDRLKTVSKGYASFDYHPIGFRASKLVRVDILLNAQPVDALSSLLHESTAYAIGKKMCEKLRQLIPRQQFDIPVQAAIGAKIIARETIKALRKDVTAKCYGGDISRKRKLLEKQKKGKKRMRQVGNVEIPQQAFMAVLKLND from the coding sequence ATGAAGAATATCAGAAACTTTTGCATTATAGCCCATATTGATCATGGTAAAAGTACCCTGGCAGACAGGCTATTGGAATATACCAATACGATTTCTGACAGAGAGAAACAGGATCAGTTGCTTGATAGCATGGATTTGGAGCGGGAACGTGGTATAACGATTAAAAGTCATGCCATTCAAATGAATTATAAGTACCAGGGTGAAGACTATGTACTGAATTTAATAGATACCCCGGGCCATGTGGACTTTTCTTATGAAGTTTCGAGATCAATAGCTGCCTGCGAAGGTGCGCTTTTAATAGTAGATGCGGCTCAAAGCATACAGGCTCAGACCATATCTAATTTATACCTGGCTCTGGACAATGATCTAGAGATTATTCCGGTTTTGAACAAAGTAGATCTTCCGAGCGCCAATCCGGAAGAAGTTACCGATGATATTGTTGACTTACTGGGATGTGATCCTGAGGAAGTGATCCATGCCAGTGGTAAAACAGGCTTTGGGGTCGAAAATATTCTTGAGGCTATCATTGAAAGAATCCCGGCACCAAAAGGTGATCCAAAAAGGCCTTTACAGGCCCTTATTTTTGATTCTGTCTACAATTCCTACAGAGGTGTAGAAACCTATTTCAGGGTTATAGATGGTGAGATCCGAAAAGGGCAAAGGATCAAATTTATGGCCACAAATAAGGAATATTTTGCCGATGAAGTGGGAACCCTGAAGTTGGAACAGGAGCCCAAAAAGAGTATTTCGGCCGGTGATGTAGGCTATTTGATCACAGGTATAAAAACGGCAAGCGAGGTAAAAGTGGGTGATACCGTAACAGATGCGGTAAATCCAACCCAGAATCGGATAGATGGTTTTGAGGATGTAAAACCCATGGTTTTTGCAGGAATCTATCCTGTAGATACAGAGGATTATGAGGAACTGAGGTCCTCAATGGAAAAGCTGCAGCTCAATGACGCATCTCTGGTTTTTGTACCGGAAAGTTCAGCGGCTCTTGGCTTTGGTTTTCGTTGTGGGTTTTTGGGAATGCTTCATCTTGAGATCATTCAGGAAAGACTTGAACGAGAGTTTGATATGACGGTTATTACAACGGTCCCGAACGTTTCCTACCATGCCTACACCAATAAGAAACCTGATGAAATGATCCTGGTAAACAACCCTTCTGATCTGCCGGAACCATCAACCCTGAACAGAGTAGAGGAACCTTATATAAAGGCAAGCATTATAACAAAAGCTGATTTCGTGGGCCCTGTAATGAGTTTGTGTATAGAAAAGAGAGGTGAGATCACAAATCAGACATATTTGACAACAGAAAGGGTTGAATTGAATTTTGACATGCCCTTATCAGAGATTGTCTTTGACTTTTACGACCGCTTGAAAACGGTGTCGAAAGGCTATGCCTCATTTGATTATCACCCGATTGGTTTCAGAGCCTCAAAATTGGTTCGAGTGGACATTTTATTGAATGCCCAGCCTGTAGATGCTTTATCTTCCTTGCTCCACGAATCCACCGCATACGCCATTGGAAAGAAAATGTGTGAGAAACTCAGACAGTTAATACCGAGGCAACAGTTTGATATTCCTGTTCAGGCGGCAATTGGCGCTAAGATCATTGCCAGAGAAACAATCAAGGCATTGAGAAAAGACGTAACTGCTAAATGTTACGGGGGTGATATTTCCAGAAAACGAAAACTTCTTGAAAAGCAGAAAAAAGGTAAAAAGCGCATGAGGCAAGTGGGTAATGTAGAAATCCCACAACAGGCCTTTATGGCGGTCCTTAAACTGAATGATTAA
- a CDS encoding Gfo/Idh/MocA family protein, which yields MSKTYNWAILGCGKIARKFVNDLKLLENAKLYAAASRSIENAKNFADELGFEKAYGSYLEMVEDPEVDVVYIATPHAMHKEHSILCLDHKKAVLCEKAFAMNVKEVDQMIASSKENKTFLMEAFWTIFQPKFNKVLELAKDPDLGRLKFVKSDFMFNADFDPDKRLYNIDLGAGSLLDIGIYPIFRSMMFLGKPEKIKTMANIRETGVEDSICMLFDYEGGEKAVLTSSFESSSINETELCFEHGFIKFERDPNYPIIFGKNGKREEIGFELSQGEGYELEAAHVMECMDQGITESPVLTFQFSRDLMEIMDRVRKEAGIVFPKHDLT from the coding sequence ATGAGTAAAACATATAACTGGGCCATACTGGGATGTGGTAAAATAGCAAGAAAATTTGTCAATGATCTTAAACTTTTAGAAAATGCAAAGCTTTATGCGGCAGCCTCAAGGAGCATTGAGAATGCGAAGAACTTTGCAGATGAACTGGGTTTTGAGAAGGCTTACGGCTCTTACCTGGAAATGGTAGAGGATCCTGAGGTTGATGTGGTCTATATTGCAACCCCTCATGCCATGCACAAGGAACACAGTATACTTTGCCTTGATCATAAAAAGGCGGTTTTATGCGAAAAGGCATTTGCCATGAATGTTAAGGAAGTTGATCAGATGATTGCTTCATCAAAAGAGAATAAAACATTTCTTATGGAAGCATTCTGGACAATTTTTCAGCCAAAATTCAATAAAGTTCTTGAGCTGGCTAAGGACCCTGACCTGGGACGTTTGAAATTTGTCAAATCGGATTTTATGTTCAATGCTGATTTTGATCCTGATAAGAGGCTCTACAATATTGATCTGGGGGCAGGTTCTTTACTCGATATCGGAATCTATCCCATCTTCAGGTCCATGATGTTTTTAGGTAAACCTGAAAAAATTAAAACGATGGCAAATATCAGGGAAACGGGAGTGGAAGACAGTATCTGTATGCTTTTTGATTATGAAGGAGGTGAAAAAGCAGTACTTACATCCAGTTTTGAAAGCTCGAGCATCAACGAGACGGAACTTTGTTTTGAACATGGTTTTATAAAATTCGAAAGAGACCCAAATTATCCTATCATATTTGGTAAAAATGGTAAAAGAGAAGAGATTGGATTTGAATTATCACAGGGAGAAGGTTACGAACTTGAAGCGGCTCATGTCATGGAATGCATGGATCAGGGCATTACAGAGAGCCCGGTTTTAACCTTTCAGTTTAGCCGTGATTTGATGGAAATCATGGACAGGGTAAGAAAAGAGGCGGGAATTGTCTTCCCTAAGCATGATTTAACATAA
- the nifJ gene encoding pyruvate:ferredoxin (flavodoxin) oxidoreductase — protein sequence MKKQFDKIICDANEAVARVAHKTNEVCAIYPITPASPMGEHVDLFSAKEQKNIWNNIPRIVEMQSEGGAAGAVHGSLQAGALTTTFTASQGLLLMIPNMYKMAGELLPTVIHVAARTVATHALSIFGDHSDVMSARQTGFSMLFAGSVQEAQDFALISQVATLRSRIPFMNIFDGFRTSHEISKIDSIPDDIIKAMMPEDKIMAHKKNSLDPDNPVIRGTSQNPDVFFQAREAANNYYAAVPGIVQEVMDEFYHHTGRRYDLFNYVGHPEAERVTVIMGSGEGPVYETLEKMVADGEKVGALFVRLYRPFSVADFIEKMPKTVKKIAVLDRTKEPGSIGEPLYMDVLSAYMEGSETIPSIVGGRYGLSSKEFTPKMVKGIYDELLKENPKNHFTVGIIDDVTHTSLVADPTFELKRSTFNCMFYGLGSDGTVGGNKNSIKIIGETTNNFVQGYFVYDSKKAGAQTISHLRFGPEPIHSTYLIEKADFIASHQFNFIEKYDMIDDLKQGGTFLLNSPYSKDEIWDKLPEKMQKHLIEHEVNFYIIDASKVAQDAKLGKRTNTVLQTCFFAISGILPKDEAIQKIKDAIVKSYSHKGEKVVQMNFEAVDKSLENLQKVEYPKKVTSKKQFVSAMTNAPDGFVTEVLETILGGRGDELPVSAFPVDGTFPTGTTQYEKSGIAHFIPIWDDENLCTQCNKCVAICPHAAIRAKVVPKEELFEAPLTMKSVPAKGRPFGKEDAYVLQVSPEDCTGCDLCVEVCPAESKEIPNFKSINMRKKLDHDTVENLNWDYFINLPDYDRTELSTSNVKGAQFLQPLFEFSGACSGCGETPYIKLITQLYGDSMMIANATGCSSIYGGNLPTTPYRTNEFGRGPAWANSLFEDNAEFGLGMQLALTKKQEIAVNLLKSLELLVGSELVSAILNNPESNESEKAKKFEDIDRLKETLDILDNNEEAKKLNQLTEYLRKKAVWIFGGDGWAYDIGYGGVDHVLASGENINILVMDTEVYSNTGGQTSKATPIGASAKFSIAGKKTPKKSLSMQAISYGNVYVAQIAMGAKDVQTLKAIKEAAEYNGPSLIVAYSHCGEHGYDLKHGATQQAKAVDTGYWPLFRFDPSKPKGKKFRLDSKAPSAPLEEFMYNESRFTRVVKENADLASELLNEAQEEVDSKWERLELFKSL from the coding sequence ATGAAAAAACAATTTGATAAAATTATATGTGATGCGAATGAGGCGGTTGCCAGAGTAGCACATAAGACAAATGAAGTATGTGCCATCTACCCGATCACTCCGGCATCTCCTATGGGGGAGCATGTTGATCTTTTCAGCGCAAAAGAACAGAAGAATATCTGGAACAACATTCCAAGGATTGTTGAAATGCAGAGTGAAGGTGGAGCAGCTGGCGCAGTTCATGGATCACTTCAGGCCGGAGCACTTACAACGACATTTACAGCTTCTCAGGGATTATTGTTAATGATCCCCAACATGTATAAAATGGCAGGAGAATTACTCCCAACAGTAATACATGTGGCGGCGAGGACTGTTGCCACGCATGCTTTGTCAATTTTTGGAGATCACAGTGATGTGATGTCTGCTAGACAAACAGGTTTTTCAATGCTTTTTGCCGGTTCAGTTCAAGAAGCACAGGATTTCGCATTGATTTCACAGGTAGCAACCTTAAGATCGAGAATTCCGTTTATGAACATTTTCGACGGATTCAGAACTTCTCATGAAATTTCAAAAATTGACTCAATTCCTGATGATATTATCAAGGCAATGATGCCCGAAGATAAGATCATGGCTCACAAAAAGAATTCACTTGACCCGGATAATCCGGTTATCAGAGGAACCTCTCAGAACCCAGATGTTTTCTTCCAGGCCAGAGAAGCTGCAAACAACTATTATGCAGCTGTACCAGGAATCGTTCAGGAAGTAATGGATGAATTCTACCATCATACTGGCAGAAGATATGATCTGTTCAATTATGTAGGACATCCTGAGGCTGAAAGAGTAACGGTTATCATGGGATCCGGGGAAGGACCTGTTTATGAAACTCTTGAAAAAATGGTTGCCGACGGTGAAAAAGTAGGAGCATTGTTTGTTCGCCTTTACAGACCTTTCTCTGTTGCGGATTTCATAGAAAAAATGCCTAAAACAGTCAAGAAAATTGCTGTTCTTGACAGAACTAAAGAACCCGGAAGTATTGGAGAACCTCTTTATATGGATGTATTAAGTGCGTACATGGAAGGTTCAGAAACGATTCCTTCAATTGTGGGTGGTAGGTACGGTCTTTCTTCGAAAGAATTTACTCCTAAAATGGTTAAAGGAATTTATGATGAACTTTTAAAAGAAAATCCGAAAAATCACTTTACCGTAGGTATTATTGACGATGTGACTCATACCAGCCTTGTGGCGGATCCTACTTTTGAACTTAAACGATCTACTTTTAACTGCATGTTCTACGGATTAGGTTCTGATGGTACTGTAGGTGGTAATAAGAACTCGATCAAGATTATTGGTGAAACCACAAATAATTTTGTACAGGGATATTTTGTTTATGACTCTAAAAAAGCGGGTGCACAAACAATTTCACATCTAAGATTTGGACCTGAGCCAATTCATTCAACTTATCTTATTGAAAAAGCAGATTTCATAGCAAGTCATCAATTCAATTTTATTGAAAAATATGATATGATTGACGATTTAAAACAAGGTGGTACTTTCTTACTGAACTCACCTTACTCAAAAGATGAAATTTGGGATAAGCTTCCTGAAAAAATGCAGAAGCATTTGATCGAACACGAAGTTAATTTCTATATCATAGATGCCTCTAAAGTGGCACAGGATGCAAAACTAGGTAAACGAACCAACACGGTATTACAAACCTGTTTCTTTGCTATTTCAGGTATACTTCCTAAAGACGAGGCAATTCAGAAAATCAAGGATGCCATCGTCAAGTCTTACTCACATAAAGGTGAGAAGGTAGTTCAGATGAACTTCGAGGCTGTAGATAAGTCTCTTGAAAACTTACAAAAAGTAGAATACCCGAAAAAAGTAACAAGTAAAAAGCAATTTGTATCAGCAATGACCAATGCGCCTGACGGATTTGTTACTGAAGTACTGGAAACTATTCTTGGCGGACGCGGAGATGAACTTCCCGTAAGTGCCTTCCCTGTTGACGGAACATTCCCAACCGGAACAACTCAATATGAAAAAAGTGGTATTGCTCACTTTATTCCGATCTGGGATGATGAGAACTTGTGTACACAGTGTAACAAGTGTGTCGCTATCTGTCCTCACGCTGCGATCAGAGCGAAAGTTGTGCCAAAAGAAGAATTATTCGAGGCCCCATTGACAATGAAAAGTGTTCCTGCTAAAGGTCGTCCGTTTGGTAAAGAGGATGCTTATGTACTGCAGGTTTCACCTGAAGATTGTACAGGATGTGATCTTTGTGTTGAGGTTTGTCCGGCAGAAAGCAAAGAAATCCCGAATTTCAAATCAATTAATATGCGTAAGAAGCTTGATCATGATACCGTTGAGAACCTCAACTGGGATTACTTTATCAATCTTCCTGATTACGACAGAACTGAATTGAGTACTTCGAATGTGAAAGGAGCCCAGTTCCTTCAACCGCTGTTCGAATTTTCAGGAGCCTGTTCAGGATGTGGGGAAACTCCATACATCAAGCTGATCACTCAATTATACGGAGACAGCATGATGATTGCCAACGCAACAGGATGTAGTTCAATTTATGGTGGTAACCTTCCAACGACGCCTTACAGAACCAATGAATTTGGAAGAGGGCCGGCATGGGCAAACTCCCTGTTCGAAGACAACGCTGAATTTGGATTAGGTATGCAACTTGCCCTGACCAAAAAACAGGAAATTGCGGTAAATCTTCTGAAATCTCTGGAATTGCTTGTTGGAAGCGAATTGGTGAGTGCCATCTTGAACAATCCTGAATCTAACGAATCAGAAAAAGCCAAAAAATTCGAGGACATTGACAGATTGAAAGAGACCCTTGATATCCTGGACAATAACGAGGAAGCTAAAAAGCTTAACCAATTGACCGAATACCTGCGTAAAAAAGCGGTATGGATCTTTGGTGGAGATGGCTGGGCCTATGATATTGGATACGGTGGTGTAGACCACGTACTTGCCTCTGGTGAGAACATCAATATCCTTGTAATGGACACAGAAGTTTATTCAAACACAGGAGGTCAGACTTCTAAAGCAACTCCAATTGGAGCGAGTGCCAAGTTTTCAATTGCAGGTAAGAAAACTCCTAAGAAGAGTCTTTCCATGCAGGCAATTTCTTACGGAAACGTTTATGTGGCACAAATTGCAATGGGAGCCAAAGATGTTCAGACCCTGAAAGCCATTAAGGAAGCAGCTGAATACAACGGACCATCATTGATCGTTGCTTATTCACATTGTGGTGAACACGGTTATGACCTGAAACATGGTGCTACGCAACAAGCGAAAGCCGTTGACACCGGATACTGGCCATTGTTCAGATTTGATCCTTCGAAGCCAAAAGGCAAGAAGTTCAGACTAGACTCGAAAGCGCCGTCTGCTCCTCTGGAAGAATTCATGTACAATGAATCTCGTTTTACAAGAGTTGTAAAAGAGAATGCAGACCTGGCTTCTGAATTACTTAATGAAGCTCAGGAAGAGGTTGATTCTAAATGGGAACGTTTGGAATTGTTTAAAAGCCTTTAA
- a CDS encoding 2-oxoacid:acceptor oxidoreductase subunit alpha, giving the protein MTVNKIQTAEQEVESLSAVVIRFVGDSGDGMQLTGTQFTDTSAMFGNDVATFPNYPAEIRAPQGSLYGVSGYQVHIGSIEVSTPGDDLDLLVAMNPAGLKTNLHALKPGHTLIIDVDSFSKKNLQKAEYETNPLEDGSLENYRVIEVSMTSMTKEALKDMGLDNKSITRSKNMFALGMVYWMYDRDMNHTLNFFDQKFKYKPEIAQANAKVLKAGYYYAETLELIPNAYKIMPSEMPKGTYRILNGNTATAWGFLAAAEKSGLELFLGSYPITPATDILHELVKHKNFGVKAFQAEDEIAGVTSAIGASFAGDLAITTTSGPGLALKGEAIGLAMMTELPLVIVNVQRGGPSTGLPTKTEQSDLLQALYGRNGESPVIVIAASTPANCFDYAFEAAKLTLEHMTPVILLTDGYIANGSEPWRIKSIKDMPEIMTHVIDERSETWHPYDRDNDTLSRNWAIPGTPGLEHRVGGLEKDKITGNVSYVPDNHEYMTNIRAEKVKRVENYIPDLEAEYNEEGDLLLIGWGGTYGSLHSAVRKLDAKGYKVGHAHFHYLNPFPKNTAEVLSKFKKIVVCELNKGQLAKVLKSRFPEFEYIQYNKVMGLPFSVTDLVAKSKNIIKDN; this is encoded by the coding sequence ATGACTGTTAATAAAATTCAAACCGCTGAGCAAGAGGTAGAATCACTTAGTGCTGTGGTAATAAGATTTGTAGGGGATTCAGGAGATGGAATGCAATTGACTGGAACTCAATTTACTGATACTTCTGCTATGTTTGGTAATGACGTAGCGACTTTCCCAAACTACCCTGCTGAAATCAGGGCCCCCCAGGGAAGTTTATATGGAGTTTCAGGTTATCAGGTTCATATTGGGAGCATTGAGGTAAGTACCCCCGGGGATGACCTTGATTTGTTGGTGGCCATGAATCCGGCAGGACTTAAAACCAACCTTCACGCCTTGAAGCCGGGCCATACATTAATAATCGACGTAGACTCTTTTTCAAAGAAGAATTTGCAAAAAGCAGAATATGAAACTAATCCTCTTGAAGATGGCTCTCTTGAAAATTATCGTGTCATAGAGGTTTCTATGACTTCGATGACCAAAGAGGCGCTCAAGGATATGGGTCTTGATAATAAGAGTATCACCAGAAGTAAAAATATGTTTGCTCTGGGAATGGTCTACTGGATGTATGACCGGGATATGAATCATACGCTGAATTTTTTCGACCAGAAATTCAAGTATAAGCCCGAAATTGCCCAAGCGAATGCAAAAGTCCTAAAAGCAGGTTATTATTATGCGGAGACACTGGAACTGATACCAAATGCTTACAAGATAATGCCCTCGGAAATGCCTAAGGGTACGTATAGAATTCTGAATGGTAATACGGCTACAGCCTGGGGTTTCCTGGCGGCTGCCGAGAAATCAGGACTCGAATTATTTTTAGGCTCTTATCCGATTACTCCTGCCACTGATATTTTACATGAATTGGTAAAACACAAGAATTTTGGGGTTAAAGCTTTTCAGGCAGAGGATGAAATAGCAGGTGTCACCTCGGCTATAGGGGCATCATTTGCAGGTGATCTTGCCATAACAACGACCTCAGGTCCCGGCCTGGCTTTGAAGGGAGAGGCCATTGGCCTGGCTATGATGACAGAGTTGCCGTTGGTCATTGTCAATGTCCAGCGAGGAGGTCCATCAACAGGTTTGCCAACAAAAACTGAGCAATCGGATTTGTTACAGGCCCTTTACGGTAGAAATGGTGAGTCACCGGTAATCGTGATTGCAGCCAGTACACCGGCAAATTGTTTTGACTATGCTTTTGAAGCGGCCAAATTGACCTTGGAGCATATGACTCCGGTTATTTTACTTACCGATGGTTATATTGCCAACGGTTCAGAACCATGGCGCATAAAATCGATCAAGGATATGCCGGAGATCATGACACATGTTATTGATGAACGGTCAGAAACCTGGCATCCTTATGATCGCGATAATGATACCCTTTCGAGAAACTGGGCCATTCCGGGAACTCCAGGTCTTGAGCACCGAGTTGGCGGTTTGGAAAAAGATAAGATCACAGGAAATGTTTCATATGTCCCTGATAATCATGAATATATGACTAATATACGAGCAGAAAAAGTTAAGCGTGTTGAAAACTATATTCCGGATCTGGAAGCTGAGTATAATGAGGAAGGCGATTTATTGTTGATCGGTTGGGGTGGTACCTATGGCAGTTTACATTCGGCCGTTAGAAAACTGGATGCAAAAGGCTATAAGGTCGGACACGCCCATTTTCATTATTTAAATCCTTTTCCAAAGAATACAGCTGAGGTTTTGTCAAAATTCAAAAAGATTGTTGTTTGTGAACTGAACAAAGGCCAGCTTGCCAAAGTGTTGAAGTCAAGGTTCCCCGAATTTGAATATATCCAGTATAATAAGGTAATGGGCTTACCATTTTCAGTAACCGATCTGGTTGCAAAATCAAAAAATATAATTAAAGACAATTGA